In Candidatus Contubernalis alkalaceticus, the following proteins share a genomic window:
- a CDS encoding ATP synthase subunit I: MKTSETIWIQISMTCIKISLVVMVVLFIRQDYPAVVGLLLGTVAAVVKFYFLANSLTKSMEMSSSKASTYSYTRYIMRQVFTAGVLIVAVFVDSINFFWAVGGILLPQAVIVGGQVYESIKAYLKLSRKTG; encoded by the coding sequence ATGAAAACATCGGAAACCATTTGGATTCAAATAAGCATGACCTGCATAAAAATTAGTCTAGTGGTCATGGTTGTGCTGTTTATCAGACAGGATTATCCGGCCGTGGTGGGCCTTCTTTTAGGTACTGTGGCGGCAGTTGTTAAGTTTTATTTTCTGGCTAACTCACTAACTAAATCTATGGAGATGAGTTCCAGCAAAGCTTCTACCTACAGTTATACCCGCTATATTATGAGACAGGTTTTTACAGCCGGGGTATTGATTGTGGCCGTGTTTGTAGACAGCATTAATTTTTTTTGGGCGGTAGGAGGAATTTTGCTTCCCCAGGCCGTGATTGTGGGAGGCCAGGTTTATGAGTCCATTAAAGCATACCTTAAGCTTTCCCGAAAAACTGGTTAA
- a CDS encoding AtpZ/AtpI family protein: MPQNTKKNNQEPKKLDLRPLRYMGVVGQLGITIALPLVFMIFLAQWIMTNYIDSVWVLIFLIISGLVTGFRNAYRMIMKLRF; the protein is encoded by the coding sequence TTGCCGCAAAATACGAAGAAAAACAATCAGGAGCCGAAAAAACTTGACCTTCGCCCCTTGAGATATATGGGGGTAGTAGGTCAGCTGGGAATAACCATCGCTCTTCCTCTGGTATTTATGATTTTCTTAGCTCAATGGATTATGACTAATTATATCGACAGTGTCTGGGTATTAATTTTTTTGATTATCTCAGGCCTTGTGACAGGCTTTAGAAATGCGTACCGAATGATTATGAAACTGAGGTTTTAA
- a CDS encoding lysylphosphatidylglycerol synthase transmembrane domain-containing protein, translated as MLQRGLPSRQKKGLYLSLGFSLVTVILILYFTTDEQTWIGLQEVRPEYLLLALAVVVGAWFMEGTRIRCILASLEEGKKISFWAGPRVFLSAFFFAGITPMAIGEWPALIYYLHREGVSLGESTATMVIRSAMTRLLFLVLSLVLLVAYDGRVGGGDTMTIFFRSALSVLAVTSLVYFVILFKPRLIWIVLRTLKRVPPLRKMANSRRLRGIMQRLREEAEMFQQSLAQLKRTNRARLILPILLTFGYWFSYFLVAPVLLVGLGLAFDFWRILVWQVFIILIIGYTPLPGGSGIVELSLAAFFSRYVPSSLIGIFVVSWRFFTYYIYLMAGGFLAARRFSR; from the coding sequence ATGCTTCAAAGGGGATTGCCCTCCCGTCAAAAGAAGGGACTTTATCTTTCTCTGGGCTTTAGCCTGGTTACAGTAATCTTAATCCTTTACTTTACCACAGATGAACAGACCTGGATCGGCCTGCAAGAGGTGCGGCCGGAATACCTTCTGCTGGCCCTGGCAGTAGTAGTTGGGGCCTGGTTTATGGAGGGGACTCGGATTCGCTGTATTTTAGCTTCTTTGGAGGAAGGGAAAAAAATAAGTTTCTGGGCCGGCCCAAGGGTATTTCTCTCTGCATTCTTTTTTGCGGGAATTACTCCTATGGCTATAGGGGAATGGCCCGCATTAATTTATTATCTTCACCGGGAAGGTGTTTCCCTGGGAGAGTCCACCGCTACTATGGTGATTCGATCTGCCATGACCCGGCTGCTATTCTTAGTGTTGTCCCTGGTGCTGCTGGTGGCATATGACGGCCGGGTGGGGGGCGGCGATACGATGACCATTTTTTTTCGTTCCGCCTTGAGCGTATTGGCTGTTACCTCACTTGTCTATTTTGTAATTTTATTTAAGCCCCGGCTGATATGGATTGTGCTCAGGACATTAAAGCGGGTTCCTCCCTTGAGAAAAATGGCCAACTCCCGTCGTCTGCGGGGAATTATGCAGAGGCTGCGGGAGGAGGCGGAAATGTTCCAGCAATCTTTAGCCCAGTTGAAGAGGACAAATCGTGCCCGTTTAATTTTACCCATTCTCTTAACCTTTGGCTACTGGTTCAGCTATTTCCTGGTGGCCCCGGTGCTGCTTGTGGGCCTTGGCCTGGCCTTCGATTTTTGGCGCATTTTGGTGTGGCAGGTGTTCATAATTCTTATCATTGGTTATACCCCCCTTCCCGGGGGAAGCGGAATAGTGGAACTGAGCCTGGCTGCTTTTTTCAGCAGGTATGTGCCCTCCAGCCTTATCGGCATTTTTGTAGTCAGTTGGCGCTTTTTCACCTACTATATTTACCTGATGGCCGGCGGGTTTCTCGCTGCCCGACGGTTCTCCCGTTAA
- a CDS encoding deoxycytidylate deaminase: protein MRPSWDAYFLEVAQVVSTRSNCLRRRVGAIIVKDKRILSTGYNGPPTGMKHCDQVGCLREKMNIPSGERHELCRGLHAEQNAILQGALYGFSVKDSILYVTHQPCILCAKMIINTGLKGIIIKDNYPDDLALELLKEAGISVKIWRSEGCVEWVTP from the coding sequence ATGAGACCCAGTTGGGATGCATATTTTTTGGAAGTGGCCCAGGTGGTGTCCACCCGGTCAAATTGTCTGCGGCGCAGGGTGGGAGCCATTATTGTTAAAGACAAGAGAATTCTTTCCACCGGTTATAATGGGCCGCCCACCGGAATGAAACATTGTGATCAGGTGGGTTGCCTCCGGGAAAAGATGAATATTCCCTCCGGGGAGCGTCATGAACTCTGCCGGGGGCTTCATGCGGAACAGAATGCCATACTGCAGGGAGCGCTGTACGGTTTTTCTGTTAAAGATTCTATCCTCTACGTCACCCATCAGCCCTGTATCTTATGTGCCAAAATGATCATAAATACAGGATTAAAAGGAATTATAATAAAGGATAATTATCCCGATGACCTGGCCTTGGAACTGCTGAAGGAGGCGGGGATAAGTGTGAAAATATGGAGGTCGGAAGGATGCGTAGAATGGGTTACCCCATGA
- a CDS encoding serine hydroxymethyltransferase: MSTLRLVDKEIHEAIEKEINRQQSSLELIASENFVSRAVLEAQGSVLTNKYAEGYPGCRFYGGCQHVDQVEDIAIERAKMIFGADHANVQPHSGASANTAVFLTVLKAGDTILGMDLAHGGHLTHGSPVNISGKYFKVCSYGVEKDTGRIDYKKVRDTAIKCRPHLIIAGASAYPRKIDFSIFQEIADEVGAYLMADIAHIAGIIAAGLHPNPVPYADFVTSTTHKTLRGPRGGLILCTQKYAKAVDKAVFPGLQGGPLMHVIAAKAVSFKEAMLPEFNLYQQQVVKNAVHLGECLREKGYNLISGGTDNHLLLVDLRCKNLNGKDAEEMLDRVGITVNKNAVPYDTQSPLITSGLRIGTPAVTSRGMKEEQMAMIAELIDCTLQSPKDSQSARQVRDKVAGLCQEFSIYT; the protein is encoded by the coding sequence ATGTCGACTCTTCGGCTGGTGGACAAGGAAATACATGAAGCCATAGAGAAGGAAATTAATAGGCAGCAAAGCAGTCTGGAGCTGATAGCTTCAGAAAATTTTGTAAGCAGGGCGGTGCTGGAAGCTCAAGGTTCTGTGCTGACCAACAAATATGCCGAGGGTTATCCGGGCTGCAGGTTTTACGGTGGCTGTCAGCACGTAGACCAGGTGGAGGATATCGCAATTGAGCGGGCAAAAATGATATTTGGCGCCGACCATGCCAATGTGCAGCCCCATTCCGGCGCCTCGGCCAATACGGCTGTGTTTTTGACCGTGTTAAAGGCCGGTGATACGATACTGGGAATGGATCTGGCCCATGGGGGACATTTAACCCATGGGAGCCCGGTTAATATATCCGGCAAGTATTTTAAAGTATGCAGCTATGGTGTAGAAAAGGATACCGGTAGGATAGACTACAAAAAGGTTAGAGACACCGCTATTAAGTGCAGGCCGCATTTGATAATTGCTGGAGCCAGCGCCTATCCACGGAAGATAGATTTCAGCATATTCCAGGAGATTGCTGATGAAGTAGGAGCTTATCTTATGGCTGACATTGCCCATATTGCAGGGATAATTGCCGCAGGGCTTCATCCAAACCCCGTTCCCTATGCTGATTTTGTGACTTCCACCACTCATAAAACTTTGAGAGGCCCCAGGGGCGGGTTGATACTCTGTACTCAGAAGTATGCTAAGGCTGTAGATAAGGCTGTTTTCCCCGGCCTTCAGGGAGGCCCTCTGATGCACGTCATCGCCGCTAAGGCCGTGTCCTTTAAGGAGGCTATGCTTCCGGAGTTTAATCTATACCAGCAGCAGGTGGTAAAGAATGCCGTTCACCTGGGAGAATGCCTGCGGGAGAAGGGATATAACCTGATTTCAGGGGGCACCGATAATCATCTCCTTTTAGTGGATTTGCGGTGCAAGAACTTAAACGGTAAAGACGCGGAGGAAATGTTGGACAGGGTAGGGATCACCGTAAATAAAAACGCTGTGCCCTACGATACTCAAAGCCCGCTAATTACCAGCGGCCTTCGTATCGGAACCCCGGCTGTAACCTCTCGAGGCATGAAGGAGGAACAGATGGCAATGATAGCCGAACTTATAGACTGCACTTTGCAGAGTCCTAAGGACAGCCAGTCTGCCCGGCAGGTGCGGGATAAAGTGGCCGGGCTCTGCCAGGAGTTTTCTATTTATACATAA
- the rpiB gene encoding ribose 5-phosphate isomerase B produces the protein MKIALASDHGGFKLKELIKTYLEDDGLTYEDMGSYDLESVDYPDFTLKVAEAVARGEYEKGIVVCSTGLGVSMVCNKVPGIRAALCGDCFSARYSREHNDANILAIGERVTGPGLALSIVEIFLYSRFQGGRHQRRVDKITAIEKKYTGGLNN, from the coding sequence TTGAAAATAGCTTTAGCCAGTGACCATGGAGGATTTAAACTAAAAGAGCTGATTAAAACGTACCTGGAGGATGACGGCCTGACCTATGAGGATATGGGCTCATATGATTTGGAAAGTGTGGATTATCCTGACTTCACCTTGAAGGTAGCAGAGGCGGTAGCTAGAGGTGAATATGAAAAGGGCATTGTGGTCTGCTCTACCGGCCTGGGGGTTTCTATGGTATGTAACAAGGTGCCGGGCATCAGGGCTGCTCTTTGTGGGGATTGTTTTTCCGCCCGGTATTCTCGGGAACACAACGATGCCAATATTTTGGCCATCGGAGAAAGGGTAACGGGGCCGGGGTTGGCCTTATCTATTGTAGAAATATTTCTCTATTCTCGTTTTCAAGGGGGCCGGCATCAGAGGCGGGTTGACAAAATCACAGCCATAGAAAAGAAATACACCGGGGGACTGAATAACTAA
- a CDS encoding low molecular weight protein arginine phosphatase produces the protein MIKKILFVCTGNTCRSIMAQALFEELVRKQSGEQLNLEIQSAGLAAFPGDGASVHARKVLKEQGVEVDNHRARMLTPEMVGEADLVLTMTLRHKETVLALMPLAEGRVFALKEYCFSGNQQALLDVEDPFGLSLKAYERVIQEFKEILPLLWQKIKGKV, from the coding sequence GTGATAAAAAAAATATTGTTTGTCTGTACCGGCAATACCTGTCGAAGCATTATGGCTCAGGCTCTTTTCGAAGAGCTGGTACGTAAGCAGTCAGGGGAGCAGTTAAATTTGGAAATTCAGTCAGCAGGGTTGGCAGCTTTTCCTGGTGATGGTGCCTCAGTCCATGCCCGGAAGGTATTGAAGGAGCAAGGGGTGGAGGTGGATAACCATCGGGCCCGGATGCTTACTCCTGAAATGGTGGGAGAGGCAGACCTGGTGCTGACTATGACCCTGAGGCATAAGGAAACCGTGCTGGCTTTAATGCCCCTGGCGGAAGGCAGGGTGTTTGCTTTGAAAGAATATTGTTTTTCAGGAAACCAACAAGCCTTATTAGACGTGGAAGACCCTTTTGGACTCTCTTTAAAGGCCTATGAAAGGGTGATTCAGGAGTTCAAAGAAATCCTGCCTCTGCTGTGGCAGAAAATAAAGGGGAAAGTTTAG
- a CDS encoding L-threonylcarbamoyladenylate synthase, with protein MVANARDLKKAKKDIQQAAEIIRRGGLVAFPTETVYGLGANAFSAPAVERIFRAKGRPGDNPLIVHISGGEGLGELVSEVPQNFRLLAEKYWPGPLTMVLPKGLRVPREVTAGLDTVALRMPQHPVALALIRTARLPIAAPSANLSGRPSPTTAEHVLEDLAGRIQFLLDGGPCTVGLESTVLDLTHKVPLLLRPGGVTLEQLQETLGEVQVLDSMEFKDEAPPSPGLKYRHYAPRAPMFLVEGEPSRVVKEIQKICRENRLKGRRVGLLVTEENRAYFRAEAIEVLGFRSSPEEMASRLFDSLRRLDTAGVDLILAETFEKTGMGLALMNRLCRAAQNRIIKAR; from the coding sequence ATGGTGGCCAACGCCAGAGACCTAAAAAAAGCAAAAAAAGATATACAGCAGGCTGCCGAGATTATCCGCCGGGGGGGACTGGTTGCTTTTCCGACGGAGACAGTCTACGGTCTGGGGGCCAACGCTTTTTCAGCCCCGGCAGTGGAGCGAATTTTCCGGGCCAAGGGAAGGCCTGGGGATAATCCCCTAATAGTACATATTTCCGGGGGAGAAGGCCTGGGAGAGCTGGTAAGTGAAGTGCCTCAAAATTTTCGGTTGCTGGCGGAAAAATATTGGCCGGGACCCTTGACTATGGTTCTTCCCAAGGGGCTTCGGGTGCCCCGGGAGGTCACTGCCGGACTGGATACTGTGGCCCTAAGAATGCCCCAACATCCGGTAGCATTGGCCCTGATTCGGACAGCCCGCCTGCCAATAGCGGCCCCCAGTGCCAATCTTTCCGGCAGGCCCAGCCCCACCACCGCAGAACATGTGCTGGAGGACCTGGCTGGCCGAATCCAATTTTTGTTGGACGGAGGGCCCTGTACTGTAGGGCTGGAATCCACTGTGCTTGACTTAACTCATAAAGTTCCTCTGCTGCTGCGCCCCGGAGGAGTAACTCTAGAACAGCTGCAGGAGACCCTGGGGGAGGTGCAGGTGCTGGATTCTATGGAATTTAAAGATGAAGCCCCTCCTTCTCCAGGACTAAAATACCGCCATTATGCCCCTCGGGCCCCCATGTTTTTGGTGGAGGGGGAACCTTCCCGAGTAGTGAAAGAAATACAAAAAATATGTAGGGAAAATCGTTTAAAGGGAAGGCGGGTAGGGCTTTTGGTTACAGAAGAAAACCGGGCATATTTCAGGGCAGAGGCCATAGAAGTCCTGGGCTTTCGCAGTTCCCCTGAGGAAATGGCCTCCCGGTTGTTTGATTCTCTGAGGCGGTTGGACACCGCAGGGGTGGATTTGATACTGGCGGAAACCTTTGAGAAAACAGGAATGGGCCTGGCTTTGATGAACCGTCTGTGCAGGGCCGCACAAAACCGTATAATTAAAGCCCGTTAA
- a CDS encoding Na/Pi cotransporter family protein, producing MTAQILMGLAGGLGLFLFGMQIMASGMQKAAGDKLRKILEVLTANRYMAVVTGFVVTILVQSSSTTTVMIVGFANAGLMNLTQAVGTIMGANIGTTVTAQAISFNLEFIALPAIGLGAVLNFFSKRRLKRYIGQAILGFGLLFLGMTTMSSALSPLRESPYFLNLISSFAQNPLLGIMVGALFTAAIQSSSAATGIIIALSLQDLLTFQSAMSLILGTNIGTCITALLASMGSSLSGKRAALAHITFNLMGSLFFLLIINPFSSLMMLTANTVPRQIANAHTVFNITNTLLMLPFFNPFVKLITKILPGEEGAISIGPKFLDQRMLKTPAVAIGSAQKEVLRMAALAREMVEGSMQAFIKEDHKLMTHLTQTEDILDSLEKEITTYLSQLSVHSLTLEQSNTVTGYMHVLNDLERIGDHAETVSNMTDIKSGDRLPFSEAALDDLRDMHRTVDKMLEKVIWAFEHNDLKAAREVIEEDDVVDNMEKRLRKKHIERINRKSCIPASGVIYLDVLSNFERIADHATNIAQVVLGEF from the coding sequence ATGACCGCACAGATATTGATGGGCCTGGCAGGGGGCCTGGGGCTTTTTCTTTTTGGGATGCAGATTATGGCTTCCGGTATGCAGAAAGCAGCCGGCGATAAACTCCGAAAGATTCTGGAGGTATTGACGGCCAACCGGTATATGGCAGTTGTTACAGGATTCGTGGTTACCATACTGGTTCAAAGCAGCAGCACCACCACAGTAATGATTGTTGGTTTTGCCAACGCAGGCCTTATGAACTTGACTCAGGCGGTAGGAACCATAATGGGAGCTAATATTGGGACCACCGTTACCGCCCAAGCGATTTCTTTTAATCTGGAGTTCATAGCTCTTCCGGCCATTGGACTTGGGGCGGTGCTGAATTTTTTCTCTAAAAGACGTTTGAAACGTTATATAGGACAGGCGATTTTGGGCTTTGGCCTATTATTTTTGGGTATGACCACCATGTCCTCGGCTTTAAGCCCCTTGAGAGAATCACCATATTTTTTGAACCTGATTTCTAGTTTTGCACAAAATCCTCTGCTGGGGATTATGGTAGGGGCGCTGTTCACAGCGGCCATCCAGAGTTCCAGCGCTGCCACCGGAATAATTATAGCTTTATCTCTGCAGGATTTACTCACCTTTCAATCCGCTATGAGCTTGATTCTAGGCACCAACATAGGAACCTGTATCACTGCTCTTTTAGCCAGCATGGGTAGTTCCCTTTCCGGAAAGAGAGCTGCGCTGGCCCACATTACCTTTAATCTTATGGGATCTTTGTTTTTTTTGCTTATCATAAATCCTTTTTCCTCTCTAATGATGCTGACTGCCAATACTGTTCCCCGGCAGATTGCTAATGCCCATACCGTTTTTAATATAACGAATACTCTGCTGATGCTGCCCTTTTTTAATCCTTTTGTGAAGCTGATAACCAAGATTCTTCCCGGAGAAGAAGGGGCCATCAGCATCGGTCCTAAATTTCTGGATCAAAGGATGCTGAAGACCCCGGCAGTAGCTATTGGTTCTGCTCAGAAAGAGGTCCTGCGTATGGCTGCACTGGCCCGGGAGATGGTTGAAGGCTCTATGCAGGCTTTCATAAAGGAGGACCATAAGCTTATGACTCATTTGACTCAAACCGAAGATATTCTGGACAGCCTGGAAAAGGAGATTACGACTTATTTGTCCCAGCTTTCCGTTCACTCCCTGACGTTGGAGCAGTCTAACACAGTGACGGGATATATGCATGTTTTAAATGATCTGGAGAGGATAGGTGACCATGCCGAGACCGTCAGCAATATGACGGATATTAAGTCGGGAGACCGGCTTCCCTTCTCCGAGGCAGCCCTGGATGATTTGAGAGATATGCATAGGACCGTGGATAAAATGTTGGAGAAGGTTATATGGGCCTTTGAGCATAATGATCTTAAGGCGGCCCGGGAGGTAATAGAAGAGGATGATGTGGTTGATAACATGGAAAAGAGGCTGAGGAAAAAGCACATTGAAAGAATAAACAGGAAGAGCTGTATTCCCGCTTCGGGCGTAATTTATCTGGATGTCCTAAGCAATTTTGAAAGGATTGCCGACCATGCCACCAATATCGCTCAGGTGGTATTGGGAGAATTTTAA
- a CDS encoding rubrerythrin family protein yields MKTIENLLAAFAGESQANRKYLAFAKKAEKEGFKNIARIFTAIAEAETSHALKHFETAGKVGSTLENMKTAVDGENYEVTEMYPAFIETAKAEGQDKALKSFEYAIEAEKVHHQTLQELKTLVEQGNDMEDKQIFMCPICGWVGTDPAPEKCPICNAKSKVFKAY; encoded by the coding sequence ATGAAAACTATTGAAAACCTGTTGGCAGCATTTGCCGGAGAATCCCAGGCAAACCGGAAGTATTTAGCCTTTGCTAAAAAGGCCGAGAAAGAAGGATTTAAAAATATTGCCAGAATCTTCACGGCCATCGCCGAGGCAGAGACCTCCCATGCCCTAAAACATTTTGAAACAGCGGGGAAAGTGGGAAGCACCCTGGAAAACATGAAAACAGCAGTAGACGGAGAAAATTACGAAGTTACCGAAATGTATCCCGCCTTTATTGAAACTGCCAAAGCCGAAGGACAGGATAAAGCACTAAAATCCTTTGAATACGCCATAGAGGCAGAAAAAGTCCACCACCAAACCTTACAGGAACTTAAGACCCTGGTTGAACAGGGAAATGATATGGAGGATAAACAGATATTTATGTGCCCCATCTGCGGTTGGGTGGGAACTGACCCTGCTCCAGAAAAATGTCCCATCTGCAATGCCAAATCCAAAGTATTTAAAGCCTATTAG
- a CDS encoding O-acetylhomoserine aminocarboxypropyltransferase/cysteine synthase family protein, which produces MSERKLKFDTLQVHAGQKPDPTTNSRAVPIYQTTSYMFDSTEHAADLFALKDSGNIYTRIMNPTTDVFEQRMAALEGGVGALATASGSAAITYALLNILGAGDEIVSAGTLYGGTYNLFSFTLPKLGINTTFVDPDNPENFQRAVNKNTKAIFIETIGNPGINLIDITAVADIAHKEGIPLIVDNTFATPYLIRPIEFGADIIVHSATKFIGGHGTSIGGIIIDSGNFDWAKNGRFPGLTEPDPSYHGLNYVDSFGPQAYIVKARVQLLRDTGAVLSPFNSFLFLQGLETLSLRVERHAANTNKVIEFLRKSPFVSWVNYPGLENSKYYPLAQRYFPLGTGSIFTFGIKGGVEAAKEVINNLEIFSLLANVADAKSLVIHPASTTHAQLTQKEQLACGVTPDMIRLSIGLEDPEDLIYDLDQAFNRALA; this is translated from the coding sequence ATGAGTGAAAGAAAACTTAAATTTGACACCTTACAGGTGCATGCCGGTCAGAAGCCTGACCCTACTACAAATTCCAGGGCTGTTCCCATTTACCAGACCACCTCTTACATGTTTGACAGCACGGAGCATGCAGCAGATCTGTTTGCCCTGAAGGATTCAGGGAATATCTATACCAGGATTATGAACCCAACCACAGATGTTTTTGAACAAAGAATGGCGGCGTTGGAAGGCGGGGTAGGAGCCTTGGCCACAGCCTCAGGTTCTGCTGCCATTACCTATGCCCTGTTAAATATTTTAGGAGCAGGTGATGAAATTGTATCAGCCGGCACTTTGTATGGCGGCACCTATAATCTATTTTCTTTTACCCTGCCTAAACTAGGGATTAACACAACCTTTGTGGATCCAGACAATCCTGAAAACTTTCAAAGGGCAGTCAATAAAAATACGAAAGCAATTTTCATAGAAACCATTGGTAATCCCGGGATAAACTTGATTGATATCACAGCAGTAGCCGATATTGCTCACAAAGAAGGTATTCCTTTAATTGTTGATAATACTTTTGCTACCCCTTACCTTATCAGGCCTATAGAATTTGGCGCAGATATAATCGTTCATTCCGCTACAAAGTTTATAGGCGGCCATGGAACTTCTATTGGCGGTATTATTATTGATTCCGGTAATTTTGACTGGGCAAAGAACGGAAGGTTTCCTGGTTTAACGGAGCCGGATCCAAGCTACCACGGGCTGAATTATGTGGATTCCTTCGGGCCTCAAGCCTATATCGTAAAGGCCAGAGTACAGCTGCTTAGGGATACCGGTGCGGTTTTAAGCCCGTTTAACTCCTTTTTGTTCCTTCAGGGACTGGAGACTCTTTCTTTACGGGTTGAAAGGCATGCTGCTAATACCAATAAAGTGATAGAATTCCTGCGGAAAAGCCCTTTTGTTTCGTGGGTGAACTATCCTGGTTTGGAGAACAGCAAATACTATCCTTTGGCCCAAAGGTATTTTCCTTTGGGAACCGGTTCTATATTTACCTTTGGTATAAAGGGGGGGGTTGAAGCGGCCAAGGAAGTGATTAATAATCTTGAGATTTTTTCGCTGTTAGCCAACGTTGCTGATGCCAAGTCCCTGGTTATACACCCGGCCAGCACCACCCATGCCCAACTTACCCAGAAGGAACAGCTGGCTTGTGGGGTAACTCCGGATATGATCAGGCTTTCCATAGGGCTGGAGGACCCAGAGGACCTTATCTATGATTTAGATCAGGCCTTTAATAGGGCGTTAGCATAA
- the nifU gene encoding Fe-S cluster assembly scaffold protein NifU: MYSEKVMEHFKNPRNVGEIEEACGTGEVGNPTCGDIMHIEIKVKDNTIEDIKFKTFGCAAAIATCSMVTEMVKGRTLEEAEKITNKTVAKALDGLPPIKMHCSNLAANALHMAIKDYRSRGARERGNLF, encoded by the coding sequence ATGTACAGCGAAAAAGTAATGGAGCATTTTAAGAATCCCCGAAATGTGGGAGAGATTGAGGAGGCCTGTGGAACCGGTGAAGTTGGCAACCCTACCTGTGGCGATATTATGCATATTGAGATTAAAGTGAAGGACAACACAATAGAAGATATTAAATTTAAAACCTTTGGCTGCGCTGCAGCCATTGCCACCTGCAGCATGGTAACGGAAATGGTGAAGGGCAGGACCCTGGAGGAAGCAGAGAAAATTACTAACAAGACTGTTGCAAAAGCCCTGGACGGCCTTCCCCCCATAAAGATGCACTGCTCTAACCTGGCCGCTAACGCTCTGCATATGGCTATTAAAGATTACAGGAGTAGGGGCGCCAGGGAAAGGGGAAATCTCTTTTAA
- the nifS gene encoding cysteine desulfurase NifS: MRQVYMDHSATTPVDPEVFKAIIPYYNDRYGNPSSIYSLGLQAKGAVERAREQIAYLINADPEEIYFTSGGTEADNQAIISYMMTNKDRGNHLITSAVEHHAVLDTCRFLEKQGFELTVLPVCPDGLVDPEVLKAALREDTLLVSIMHANNEVGTIQPIKELAAISRRSGAVFHTDAVQTAGKIPLNVGELGVDMLSASSHKIYGPKGIGCLYIKKGTRIENYLHGGAQEKKIRPGTENVPGIVGFGKAAELAQQNLEERREKLDSLASQLREGILDKIPRTRFTGHWVNRVPGHVSVCFEFVEGEAILLMLDSFGIMVSSGSACTSGSLDPSHVLLALGLSHEIAHGSLRLTLGKNNTKEDVDYVIEALPGIINNLREMSPLSR, from the coding sequence ATGCGACAGGTATACATGGACCATAGTGCTACCACTCCGGTTGATCCGGAGGTTTTTAAAGCCATAATACCCTACTATAACGATAGGTATGGTAATCCATCCAGCATTTATTCCCTGGGCCTTCAGGCCAAAGGGGCTGTAGAACGAGCCAGAGAACAGATTGCTTACTTGATTAACGCTGACCCTGAGGAAATATACTTTACCAGCGGGGGGACCGAAGCGGACAATCAAGCCATTATTTCTTATATGATGACAAATAAGGATAGGGGAAATCACCTGATCACCTCTGCGGTGGAGCATCATGCCGTTTTAGATACCTGCCGTTTTCTGGAAAAACAGGGTTTTGAGCTGACTGTACTGCCGGTATGCCCTGATGGTTTGGTTGATCCGGAGGTCTTAAAAGCAGCGCTTAGAGAGGATACCCTCTTGGTGTCTATTATGCATGCCAACAATGAAGTTGGAACCATACAACCCATAAAGGAACTGGCGGCCATCAGCCGCCGGTCAGGAGCCGTTTTTCATACTGATGCAGTGCAGACTGCAGGTAAGATTCCCCTTAATGTAGGAGAGCTGGGGGTTGACATGCTGTCTGCCTCCAGTCACAAAATTTATGGCCCTAAGGGGATTGGTTGTTTATATATAAAAAAAGGGACACGGATTGAAAATTACCTTCACGGTGGAGCGCAGGAAAAGAAAATAAGGCCGGGCACTGAGAACGTACCAGGAATTGTGGGTTTTGGAAAAGCGGCTGAACTGGCACAACAGAACCTTGAGGAAAGGAGGGAAAAGTTAGATTCTCTGGCGTCCCAATTGAGGGAGGGAATACTAGACAAAATCCCCCGCACCAGGTTTACCGGGCATTGGGTAAACCGAGTTCCCGGGCATGTCAGCGTCTGTTTTGAGTTTGTGGAAGGGGAGGCTATACTCTTAATGCTGGATAGCTTCGGTATAATGGTCTCCAGCGGATCAGCCTGCACTTCCGGTTCCCTGGATCCTTCTCATGTGCTGCTGGCATTGGGCCTATCCCACGAAATTGCCCATGGTTCTTTACGGCTTACCCTGGGCAAAAATAATACCAAAGAAGATGTAGATTACGTGATAGAAGCTTTACCCGGAATTATTAATAATCTCAGGGAGATGTCTCCCTTGAGCAGATAA